The following are encoded together in the Streptomyces sp. NBC_00358 genome:
- a CDS encoding FAD-dependent monooxygenase: protein MTELDAPVGIVGAGPVGLVTAVRLASLGVPSVLLDADPELVRQGSKACLIQGDVLDILDKFGCAQPIKDEGVTWTVARTYVRNKVIRSAEYPHGPGFGPFVNISQYRIEQILLDAAEAHPACELRWGHEIVDVTQDADSVTVLARTPDGERTLRFGHLVAADGVRSSLRRLVGVEWTGYTHKDRFLITDIRAKLPLAKERHFHYDPPFNPGRQLVMHPQPDDIWRIDWQLPPDADVDAERADGRFDRRVRDVIGDVPYEIDWVSTYRFHQRVVDRLRAGRILFAGDAAHALPPYGSRGMNSGIQDADNLAWKLALITEGRAGEELLESYHTERYAAALENLRVTEATIRFMVPPNALRRWARSAVLTLSRRLGRASDRVNSGRMAEPYVYRDSPLVEADPGVPLLGAFAPDGVVDVDGTRTRLRRLLGDGFVALCFAPDARAAEALAAQVRARPADPPVRIVAVLPDPAPAGALPPEVTVARAADSALLAVYGAGPGTWWLVRPDGHLAARGRSGAEFTAALHRAIGSPALDRPLVKGTR from the coding sequence ATGACCGAACTGGACGCGCCCGTGGGCATCGTGGGCGCCGGACCCGTCGGCCTGGTGACCGCGGTGCGCCTCGCCTCCCTCGGCGTACCGAGTGTCCTGCTCGACGCCGACCCCGAACTGGTCAGACAGGGCTCGAAGGCCTGTCTGATCCAGGGAGACGTACTCGACATCCTCGACAAGTTCGGCTGCGCCCAGCCGATCAAGGACGAGGGCGTCACCTGGACCGTCGCCCGCACCTATGTCCGCAACAAGGTGATCCGGTCCGCCGAGTACCCGCACGGCCCCGGCTTCGGGCCTTTCGTCAACATCTCCCAGTACCGCATCGAGCAGATCCTGCTGGACGCGGCCGAGGCCCACCCCGCCTGCGAGCTGCGCTGGGGCCACGAGATCGTGGACGTGACCCAGGACGCCGATTCGGTCACCGTGCTGGCACGCACCCCCGACGGCGAGCGCACCCTTCGCTTCGGCCACCTGGTCGCCGCCGACGGTGTCCGCAGCTCGCTGCGCCGGCTCGTCGGCGTCGAGTGGACCGGATACACCCACAAGGACCGGTTCCTGATCACCGACATCAGGGCGAAGCTCCCGCTCGCCAAGGAACGCCACTTCCACTACGACCCGCCCTTCAATCCCGGCCGCCAACTGGTGATGCACCCGCAGCCGGACGACATCTGGCGCATCGACTGGCAGTTGCCTCCGGACGCCGACGTCGACGCCGAACGCGCCGACGGCCGGTTCGACCGGCGGGTGCGGGACGTCATCGGCGACGTCCCGTACGAGATCGACTGGGTCAGCACCTACCGCTTCCACCAGCGGGTGGTCGACCGGCTGCGGGCCGGCCGGATCCTGTTCGCGGGCGACGCGGCGCACGCCCTGCCGCCGTACGGCTCGCGCGGCATGAACAGCGGCATCCAGGACGCCGACAACCTCGCCTGGAAGCTCGCCCTGATCACCGAGGGCCGGGCCGGCGAGGAACTGCTGGAGTCGTACCACACCGAGCGGTACGCGGCGGCGCTGGAGAACCTGCGCGTCACCGAGGCGACCATCCGCTTCATGGTGCCGCCCAACGCGCTGCGCCGCTGGGCCCGTTCGGCCGTGCTGACGCTGTCGCGCAGGCTGGGCCGGGCCAGTGACCGCGTCAACAGCGGCCGTATGGCCGAACCGTACGTCTACCGGGACTCACCGCTGGTGGAGGCAGATCCCGGTGTCCCGCTGCTCGGCGCCTTCGCGCCCGACGGCGTCGTGGACGTGGACGGGACCCGGACCCGGCTGCGGCGACTGCTCGGCGACGGCTTCGTCGCCCTGTGCTTCGCCCCCGACGCCCGGGCCGCCGAAGCCCTGGCCGCGCAGGTGCGCGCCCGGCCCGCCGACCCGCCGGTGCGGATCGTGGCGGTGCTGCCGGACCCGGCGCCGGCCGGCGCGCTGCCCCCCGAGGTCACCGTCGCCCGCGCCGCCGACTCCGCACTGCTCGCCGTCTACGGGGCCGGTCCGGGCACCTGGTGGCTCGTCCGGCCGGACGGCCACCTCGCCGCCCGCGGACGCAGCGGGGCCGAGTTCACCGCCGCGCTGCACCGGGCCATCGGCTCGCCCGCCCTCGACCGGCCTCTCGTGAAAGGAACCCGCTGA
- a CDS encoding tryptophan 2,3-dioxygenase has protein sequence MPQAELRCWLHDPDPQKFPYEVVVRHYHQVGKHFVAPELLSLLSRIRELLPTVHCPWPDVRLLSAFLNTALDKPDGRYDYPTYLALELLQLPSVNDPVERAVFARSRCDRLVAQLVTDALSFELATLDGRSTLLPKMRPTAELVAKRCKHGLRVIRPALARMTLDGGLGDSDPVGLVRQACSVVTADMSLAERQAVRLGVLPVDTSHDEYMFLRVLQAFETTFALLAVQLRAAIDALDERKVDRALHFVNGSAAALRESAPLFSMLATMQVEAFRTFRAFTEGASAIQSRNYKIVESLCRTPDTGRVDSPAYRSVPEVRTRVLLGRPTLDDAYLAARDSGDLDAEEVERLELALAGFARALLRWRQTHYRLAVRMLGEATGTGYTEGTPYLKSVRDIPVFRTVDVPDAMSGEGTARTR, from the coding sequence ATGCCACAAGCAGAGTTGCGGTGCTGGCTCCACGACCCCGACCCGCAGAAGTTCCCCTACGAAGTGGTCGTGCGCCACTACCACCAGGTCGGCAAGCACTTTGTCGCCCCCGAACTTCTCAGCCTCCTTTCCCGAATACGTGAGTTGTTACCCACCGTGCACTGTCCCTGGCCGGACGTGCGGCTGTTGTCCGCGTTCCTGAACACCGCCCTGGACAAGCCGGACGGGCGTTACGACTACCCCACCTATCTCGCGCTCGAACTGCTCCAGCTGCCCAGCGTGAACGACCCCGTGGAACGGGCGGTGTTCGCCCGTTCCCGCTGCGACCGGCTCGTGGCGCAGCTCGTGACGGACGCGCTCTCCTTCGAACTCGCCACCCTGGACGGCCGCAGCACGCTGCTGCCCAAGATGCGGCCGACGGCCGAACTGGTCGCCAAGCGCTGCAAGCACGGGCTGCGGGTCATCCGGCCGGCCCTCGCCCGGATGACCCTGGACGGCGGGCTCGGCGACAGCGATCCCGTGGGGCTGGTCCGTCAGGCCTGCTCCGTGGTCACCGCCGACATGTCGCTCGCCGAGCGGCAGGCCGTCCGACTCGGGGTGCTGCCGGTGGACACCTCCCACGACGAGTACATGTTCCTTCGCGTGCTGCAGGCCTTCGAGACCACGTTCGCACTGCTCGCGGTCCAACTGCGGGCAGCGATCGACGCGTTGGACGAGCGCAAGGTCGACCGTGCGCTGCACTTCGTCAACGGCTCCGCGGCGGCGCTGCGCGAGTCCGCTCCGCTGTTCTCCATGCTGGCGACGATGCAGGTCGAGGCGTTCCGCACCTTCCGCGCGTTCACCGAGGGCGCGAGCGCGATCCAGTCACGCAACTACAAGATCGTCGAGTCGCTGTGCCGCACCCCCGACACCGGGCGCGTCGACTCGCCCGCCTACCGCTCGGTGCCCGAGGTCCGCACCCGCGTCCTGCTGGGCCGGCCCACGCTCGACGACGCCTACCTGGCGGCGCGCGACTCCGGCGACCTGGACGCCGAGGAGGTCGAGCGGCTGGAGCTCGCCCTGGCCGGCTTCGCCCGCGCGCTGCTGCGCTGGCGGCAGACCCACTACCGCCTCGCCGTGCGCATGCTCGGCGAGGCCACCGGCACCGGCTACACCGAGGGCACCCCCTATCTGAAGTCCGTGCGCGACATCCCGGTGTTCCGCACCGTCGACGTGCCGGACGCGATGAGTGGCGAAGGGACGGCGAGGACCCGATGA
- a CDS encoding aminotransferase class V-fold PLP-dependent enzyme, whose translation MNPDLSPAPDAFRKRFPVLERRVHLAGCSLGARSADLDTALARMLDDMADGGAPWALFEEQVRLARVQFAALVGARTDQIAVVPNASVGAYQVASALEWTARPKVVTTTLEFPSVAHVWLAQRPRGAEVVHAEQAEEYAELTDERTRLVSVPLIGYQDADRLPAERIARAAHDAGADVFVDAYQAVGVAPVDVRRLECDYLVAGTAKYLLGLPGLAFLYVREPGGMPREPRLTGWFGRVDPFAFDPRRLDFAPTAARFETGTPAIPACYAANAGLRLIRSLDPNAVRAHVHDLTDLAGDRLTALGHRVRALPRERRGAHIGLLAADPPALAARLADRGIAVSPRGDVVRLSFHYYNNADDVAALCAALGAPKQR comes from the coding sequence GTGAACCCGGACCTCTCACCGGCACCCGACGCGTTCCGCAAGCGCTTCCCCGTCCTGGAGCGCCGTGTCCACCTGGCCGGCTGCAGCCTCGGAGCCCGCTCGGCGGACCTGGATACGGCACTGGCGCGGATGCTCGACGACATGGCGGACGGCGGCGCGCCCTGGGCCCTGTTCGAGGAGCAGGTGCGGCTGGCGCGCGTACAGTTCGCCGCGCTCGTCGGCGCCCGGACCGACCAGATCGCGGTGGTGCCCAACGCCTCCGTCGGCGCCTACCAGGTGGCGTCCGCCCTGGAGTGGACGGCCCGGCCCAAGGTGGTCACCACCACTTTGGAGTTCCCCTCCGTCGCGCACGTCTGGCTCGCCCAGCGACCGCGCGGTGCCGAGGTCGTTCACGCCGAACAGGCGGAGGAATACGCCGAGTTGACGGACGAGCGCACCCGGCTCGTATCGGTGCCGCTGATCGGCTACCAGGACGCCGACCGGCTGCCCGCCGAGCGGATCGCCCGGGCCGCCCACGACGCGGGCGCCGACGTGTTCGTCGACGCCTACCAGGCCGTCGGGGTCGCACCCGTCGACGTACGACGGCTGGAGTGCGACTACCTCGTCGCCGGCACCGCGAAGTACCTGCTCGGCCTTCCCGGGCTCGCCTTCCTGTACGTACGCGAACCCGGGGGCATGCCCCGCGAACCGCGGCTGACCGGCTGGTTCGGCCGCGTCGACCCCTTCGCCTTCGACCCCAGGCGGCTGGACTTCGCGCCCACGGCGGCGCGCTTCGAGACCGGCACACCCGCGATCCCCGCCTGTTACGCGGCCAACGCCGGGCTGCGGCTGATCCGTTCCCTGGACCCGAACGCGGTCCGGGCGCATGTACACGACCTCACCGACCTGGCGGGCGACCGCCTGACCGCTCTGGGACACCGGGTACGCGCCCTGCCCCGTGAGCGGCGCGGCGCCCACATCGGGCTGCTCGCCGCCGATCCACCCGCCCTTGCCGCCCGGCTCGCCGACCGGGGCATCGCGGTGAGCCCGCGCGGTGACGTCGTACGCCTCTCCTTCCACTACTACAACAACGCCGACGACGTGGCCGCACTGTGCGCGGCCCTCGGCGCACCGAAACAGCGCTAA
- a CDS encoding tryptophan 2,3-dioxygenase family protein, whose product MRDYSEQILDGEGKDDYARYMRTDALLSLQRRPEDVVHRDELLFQVVHQSTELWLKLAGSELGEAAARIRAGEPDAAVALLRRASLGVELITGQLEMMRHLSPWDFQTIRTVLGHGSGADSPGWRSVQRCGRLLDSVFTTLIAERGVELAELYRDRQGSAEHRLAEALVEWDERVSLWRVRHYKVTTRIIGTQVVGTQGTPVDVLARLIEYKFFPRLWAVRTELTQTGPMGRYHEAESA is encoded by the coding sequence ATGAGGGACTACTCCGAGCAGATCCTGGACGGCGAAGGCAAGGACGACTACGCGCGCTACATGCGCACGGACGCCCTGCTCTCGCTCCAGAGACGCCCCGAAGACGTCGTCCACCGCGACGAGTTGCTCTTCCAGGTCGTCCACCAGTCGACCGAACTGTGGCTCAAGCTGGCGGGTTCCGAACTGGGGGAGGCCGCCGCGCGGATCCGGGCGGGCGAACCGGACGCCGCCGTCGCCCTGCTGCGCCGGGCCTCCCTCGGCGTCGAACTGATCACCGGGCAGCTGGAGATGATGCGCCATCTGTCGCCGTGGGACTTCCAGACGATTCGCACCGTGCTCGGCCACGGCTCCGGCGCGGACTCGCCCGGCTGGCGCTCGGTGCAGCGGTGCGGACGCCTGCTCGACAGCGTGTTCACGACGCTGATCGCCGAACGGGGCGTCGAACTCGCCGAGTTGTACCGCGACCGCCAGGGCAGCGCCGAACACCGGCTGGCCGAGGCCCTCGTGGAGTGGGACGAGCGGGTCTCCCTGTGGCGGGTGCGGCACTACAAGGTCACCACCCGCATCATCGGCACCCAGGTGGTCGGCACCCAGGGCACTCCTGTGGACGTCCTGGCCCGGCTGATCGAGTACAAGTTCTTCCCCCGGCTGTGGGCCGTCCGCACCGAGTTGACGCAGACCGGCCCCATGGGGCGCTATCACGAGGCGGAGTCCGCGTGA
- a CDS encoding ATP-grasp domain-containing protein, with product MTGHPPDADGRSHVVVVNRWKEQYAEYARYLDHATHRVTYVSTRVGQDAVPAAAADTVTVTSTEDLADVRAAVHTLARRHGRPQGVVALKEGDLMTGARLREEWNLPGPRTAELVAFRDKYLMCRAVDRAGLPVPEFRVVDDADSVLALGRRAGWPLVVKPRVGGSSDGVLVLRGPEDLAALPDPAGRPLIVQAFNPHPIYHVDGVFDGRRATCLRASRYVNSCLGFRDDRTFLGSVEEDDPRVNRAVTTAATAFLRALTTGPTPFHLELFVERRGGRTHCVFLEVGARVGGAEIPFVWREVHGYDLMRAAFDLQLGRRPVTPPRPTGRAVGGWLLVPAPAARPCVITEATPMTGRRPGPYAEALLRPGEVLPDADAYYEHVGGRFRFRGASSAEVETALTATAAHFRVSAEPVEPLTVRIPEVSR from the coding sequence ATGACCGGACACCCTCCGGACGCCGACGGACGATCACATGTCGTGGTCGTCAACCGATGGAAGGAGCAGTACGCCGAATACGCCCGCTATCTCGACCACGCCACCCACCGGGTGACCTATGTGAGCACCCGTGTCGGGCAGGACGCCGTCCCGGCGGCGGCGGCCGACACCGTGACCGTCACCAGCACCGAGGACCTCGCCGACGTACGCGCCGCGGTGCACACCCTGGCCCGCCGGCACGGGCGGCCGCAGGGCGTCGTCGCGCTCAAGGAGGGCGATCTGATGACCGGCGCCCGGCTGCGCGAGGAGTGGAACCTGCCGGGGCCGCGCACCGCCGAACTCGTGGCGTTCCGCGACAAGTACCTGATGTGCCGGGCGGTCGACCGGGCCGGCCTGCCGGTGCCCGAGTTCCGCGTCGTCGACGACGCCGACTCGGTGCTCGCCCTCGGGCGCCGCGCCGGCTGGCCGCTCGTCGTCAAACCGCGCGTCGGCGGTTCCAGCGACGGCGTGCTCGTCCTGCGGGGCCCCGAAGACCTGGCCGCGCTGCCGGACCCGGCCGGGCGGCCCCTGATCGTCCAGGCGTTCAACCCGCACCCGATCTACCACGTCGACGGTGTCTTCGACGGCCGCAGGGCCACCTGTCTGCGCGCCTCCCGCTATGTCAACAGCTGCCTGGGCTTCCGCGACGACAGGACCTTCCTCGGTTCGGTCGAGGAGGACGATCCCCGGGTCAACCGGGCGGTCACCACCGCGGCCACCGCCTTCCTGCGGGCGCTGACCACCGGTCCGACACCGTTCCACCTGGAGCTGTTCGTCGAGCGCCGGGGCGGGCGGACGCACTGCGTCTTCCTGGAGGTGGGCGCCCGGGTCGGCGGCGCCGAGATCCCCTTCGTCTGGCGCGAGGTGCACGGCTACGACCTGATGCGGGCCGCGTTCGACCTGCAGCTCGGGCGCCGCCCCGTCACGCCGCCCCGTCCGACAGGCCGGGCCGTCGGCGGCTGGCTGCTGGTGCCCGCGCCCGCCGCCCGCCCCTGCGTGATCACCGAGGCCACCCCCATGACCGGCCGCCGCCCCGGACCCTACGCCGAGGCGCTGCTGCGTCCCGGCGAGGTGCTGCCCGACGCGGACGCCTACTACGAACACGTCGGCGGCCGGTTCCGCTTCCGGGGCGCGTCGAGCGCCGAGGTGGAGACCGCGCTGACCGCCACGGCCGCTCACTTCCGGGTGAGCGCCGAACCCGTCGAGCCGTTGACCGTACGCATACCCGAGGTGTCGCGATGA
- a CDS encoding DUF4232 domain-containing protein has protein sequence MRLFHAAAALAATSTLALTLTACGSDSGGSSSSSASDGQSSAPVASPATTASSGTATENAGATKGTDSSSGTGGTGTSTGAARCHTAGLGFSFGSGDGKVSSSDDQQRGAVVLKNKTSAACTLQGFPGVDLKSSSGSWSLTRSSVAPKKVTLPAGSSATFTITFLPWTQGSGTEFKATSVVVTPPNETTSATLAWPGGSLLLQDGATHPGTYTGPVGG, from the coding sequence ATGCGACTGTTCCACGCCGCCGCCGCACTCGCCGCCACGTCCACGCTGGCCCTGACACTCACCGCCTGCGGGAGCGACAGCGGCGGCAGCAGCAGCAGCAGCGCCTCGGACGGTCAGTCGTCCGCACCCGTCGCCTCGCCCGCGACCACCGCGTCCAGCGGTACCGCGACCGAGAACGCGGGTGCCACCAAGGGCACGGACAGCAGTTCGGGCACCGGCGGTACGGGCACCAGCACCGGCGCCGCCCGCTGCCACACCGCCGGGCTGGGCTTCTCGTTCGGCTCCGGCGACGGCAAGGTCAGCAGCTCGGACGACCAGCAGCGAGGGGCCGTGGTGCTCAAGAACAAGACGTCCGCCGCGTGCACCCTCCAGGGCTTCCCCGGGGTCGACCTGAAGTCCTCCAGCGGCAGCTGGTCGCTGACCCGCAGCAGTGTGGCGCCCAAGAAGGTCACCCTGCCCGCCGGCAGCAGCGCGACGTTCACGATCACCTTCCTGCCGTGGACCCAGGGCAGCGGCACCGAGTTCAAGGCCACCTCGGTCGTCGTCACCCCGCCGAACGAGACCACCTCGGCCACCCTGGCCTGGCCCGGTGGCAGCCTCCTGCTCCAGGACGGTGCCACGCACCCGGGCACCTACACCGGCCCCGTCGGCGGCTGA
- a CDS encoding DUF6243 family protein: MTVSKNINNPVGMGGGQRKKLSRAERQNNGPHRNLDRQGAADRKAELVRKMREKAGASEGAGQAGDDTAQS, translated from the coding sequence GTGACCGTGAGCAAGAACATCAACAACCCCGTGGGCATGGGCGGCGGCCAGCGCAAGAAGCTGTCCCGCGCCGAACGGCAGAACAACGGTCCGCACCGCAACCTCGACCGCCAGGGTGCGGCCGACCGGAAGGCGGAGCTGGTGCGCAAGATGCGCGAGAAGGCAGGCGCGTCTGAGGGCGCCGGGCAGGCGGGCGACGACACCGCGCAGAGCTGA